The segment TAATTCTCCTTTTATCTAGTTCATTTAGTAAGGAGTTCATAGCCATATTCCAGAGTAGGGGAGATAGAACACCACCCTCATGATCTGAAgattatttcaaaagttttaaaatttttcgaaattaagttcgaatttttgaactgtttttaatataaagaattCCTATCCATTACATatactaaataataatttaaaacaattagaaaaacttttcataattaaaacaattgctTGCAAATATCGTTGAAAACAATTATGCAAATTGTTACACAAAAGTTTCCAAACAACACTAAAAATCcaattaaagaataaaatattgcaaaattcttttatttgaaCTTTAAACTCCCAGGATGTTCAACGTAAAACGGTCAAGTAATATGGTATCAGGTGATCAGCAACCTGATACCAATATGGCTTTTTACTATCATTGGAAAGTATGGCATTGGATGGGTATTAAGGCGCGTAAGCAGAGCAATTTAAAAGTCTATCGCATTTATGCTGTGCTCATTAACTTTGTGGTCACCTTTCTATTTCCTTTAACCTTAATTGTTAATGTATTTTTCGCTCAAAATACTCAACAATTGTGTGAAAATTTAACCATCACCATAACGGATACAAtagctaatttaaaatttcttaatgtttatttaGTGCGTGAGGATTTGGAAAGAATTAAGGCCATACTGGGTAAGCTGGATAGGAGAGCtgagaatttaaaagaaaaaagaattcTTCAAGATGCCATTCGAATTTCACAATTatcatttttaatattcgtgCGCCTATACACGGTGGGTACaggtttaagtattttaaaggtTATATTGGCTCAAGAACGTTGTTTATTATATTCCGCCTGGTTTGGTGTAAATTGGTTTgataatacttttatttatgtCATTGTAATGATCTATCAATTGTTTGGTCTTATTGTACAAGCATTACAAAATTGTGCCAATGATTCCTATCCTCCGGCTTATCTAATTATATTAACGGCTCAAATGAAGGCTTTGGAGGTGCGTGTTAGAGCCATAGGTCGTAGGGAAAGTGATGGAGAACATTTATGGTTGACTAAAGAGCAACGTTTAAGGAATTTACATGAATTTAATGCATGTATTAAGGATTATAACAATatcttaaagtaatttttgattTATCTCTTAAagatcttaaatattttaattaattctttatATAGACTATTTACCATCATTGAGAATATCATATCGAAAGCTTGTCTAGCTCAATTTGTTTGTTCGGCTTTGGTTCAGTGCACTGTGGGTTTACATTTTCTATATGTTGTAGATGCTGCCGATTATAGTGCTCAAATTCTATCGATAATCTTCTTTGTTGCTGTTACTTTGGAAGTGTTTATCATATGCTATTTTGGTCATTGCATGAGTACTCAAAGTTGGAATTTAACTTATGCCTTCTATTCTTGTGGTTGGTTGTCTCAGAAGCCGGGTTTTAAGAAGAACTTATTGATTACTTTGATGCGTACACAAAGACATTCGATTGTTTATGCTGGTTCTTATATACCAGTTGATTTGCCCACATTTGTGCAGGTGAACTTaagttaaaagtaaatttttgttgttattaattaaaatttttattgtagcTCATGAAATATGCTTATTCCACATTTACTCTGTTAATGcgctttaaataattaatttttaaaaggatCTGTTGACATAAGCATTATGTCTTTAAGCAATTGTTTGTTAAACAATCTAGATTTTGCTTGATCTAGCTTTATTGAGTACAAAAATtgattgttttgttaaaatttaaaaacacatttcacTTCACTGCTTTTCACTtcacaaaaatgtttaacaaagcACTtgctgcaaaaaaaattaagtaaataaaactatatttattaattacctTACTTAAAACTAAATGAACAAAAGCCTTCTGCCTATTAGCCGGCATTTGGAGAATTATCTTTATTATCCGCAGCATTTTGCTTAGGTGACGCATTCTCATTGTCCTTATCCTCCCTACTTTCAGAAACTTCTGTATTGGCCGTAGTATCGCTGTTAGCATTATTTTCTGGTTCTTTGGCTTCTGCTTCGTAACCAGTTTTATTACATTCCACGCCAGATGCTTCAACATTCGTTGGTGTTTCTGTAGTGCTAGCACCagtttctttaagttttttccaCATTTTGGCGGCCGCCAAAAGTTTAAGATTTGGTCTAGCCATTTCATCCTCGGGGAATATGTAATCGAAAACTTCTTCCCAGCCCTCTTCCACACCGGTTTCGGAAATAATCTTTTGTCTTTTCTTGACACGTCTGGGCATTTTCTCCATAACCTTTTCCAAACTATCCTGATCACCCGACTCACGTTCAAAGTCACGCCAAGCTTCCAAAAGTAAAACTCTAGATTCCTTATCGCCCAATTGACGTAAAGTATCATTAGCTCTTTCATAAACTCTACGGGCCAATCGCAGATTCATGTCTGCATCTTCTTCTCCCAATTGTGAAGTTAATTCAAATTTAGCATAAGACATCCAAACCTTAACATGTTGTGTTCTCTCCAATAGTCTTTCGTAGAGCTGGCGTGCCAATTCGGATTCTCCTTGAGCTACTTCAAAGTCAATATAAGCCTTCCACAGCAATTCGGGCATATCTAGACGTGGTTGTTGTACTGCCAATTCATAGATGGCTCTAGCGCGTTCTGTGTCACCCAATAGATTTTCCAATTCAGCAAATTTCATCCAAGTGACACAATTTTCTGGTCCgaattctaaaaatttctcATACAGCAAACGACAACGATCAAACTCACGCAACTGTATTTCCAGTTCTATATAGCCTCTGAATAGTTTATCCCTGGGACACATACCAATAGCCATACCTAAAGTTTTACGTGCCTTTTGTAAATCTTTACATCTAATTTCGAATTGTGCATACATAAGCCATATTTTACTAAACGTAAACTTTTTATGTGGTATCAACTCTAGGCAGGTTTTGTATATTTGGCGTGTGCGTTCTAAATCTTCAGTTTCAAGTTCTTCATAGAGGGCATAGTTGATCCATAGATAAATATAGCGACGCCAGTAGTTTTTCTCATTTGCTGGTGGTACATTTGAAATGGCACGTTCATATGTTTCTCGTATAAGATCAGCATCACCTTCTCCTAGAAGcgataatataaataattttactttacatATAGCACCACTAAATTTCTGTAATAACTTACCCTCAATTAATCTTAAATAATCAAACCAGGCATCATAATTCTGAGGATTATTGGCCACTTCCTGTTCGTATTGAAACTTTCTTTTAGATACTATAACATCTTCAATGCCTGCACGATCACCATATTTCTTCTCATGTATTGTATAGGCTTTGTACAGCTCTTGGGTACGATCCTTGGGCAAGTGATCCAAGGCATATTTGTATATGACTCTAGCACGATCATGTTCCTTTTGACCTTCTTCAAAACGAGCAAATGCTATAAATAAACGTTCGTCTATATAATCATCGCCAAAGAATTCAACAGCTCTTTCGAATACCCTACGAGAACCATGTATAAAACCATGGGACTCTTCAAAGCGGGCAAATTTTATCCAGTTCTTTACATCAGGATGTACATAAACAAAACGTTCGTATATAGCCCGAGCACGATCAATTTCCTTGTAGCGTAGTTCAAAGTTAACATATGTTTGCCAGGCCTGTTCTTCTGGTTGCCATTCCATCCATCTTTCAAAAACCTGCCTAGCGCCAGCTACATTTTCCAACATTTCCTCCATGTAAGTATACTTATACCAGAATTGATTAACGCGAGGCATTATGGTGACGGCTCTATCCCACAGATTACGAGCATGATTAAcctgtttatttttcatttccatTTCGGCATATTTCAACCATATAGTAACATTACGATGATCATTGTCCAGAGCTCGTTCCCAAATCGAACGAGCACGTTGTATCTCCTTTTGTGATTCTTCCCATTGAGCATATTTGATCCAATGACTAACTACCATGCGATTTTTAcgcaaattatcttcaaaaactTTACGTTTACGTTGTTGATAATCCGCTAATTCAGCGGGATCGGAGATCTTTTGTTTGGGTGGAGGTGGTAGAATTTCCAAATCACGTTCTTTAGCTTCACGCAAAAGCTGTTCGGCGGTAATTTGCACCTCAGCGGGAGCTTTGTTTTTGACCTGTAAGGAGTAGGAAAAGAAAACGCATTAGTAAAAGCAAAAGTTGAGTTATTGTTTTTTACACTTACCTTAGCCACCTTGGGCATTTTCTGTGGACGCTCCATATTGTTAAGGtttggaaatttgtttttttacttaaagaaaatatttttatttaaaagtatatctatttttcaataaaatttctctGAATTTCAGGTAAACGTTGTAAAATgcggatttttttataaaaacaatacgtGATAATGACgtttaaaatcataacaaacaCATGGTTGTAAAAATTTcgtatcttttatatttttggagtCATCCTGTACAGAGACTTGCGCCGATTCAGCTAAGCCTAGCCGCCGTACATGTCAAAGCCACCGCCGCCGacaattttttagttaataCGGCTTGAAAATTTCGtcatattttgtacaatttacagAACACTTTCgcttattttattgaattttataatataaaattaattttcatttaagcaaattttcatttatctATTCAATTCTGCCGACTGCGAGAAGAAATTCTGCTATCTATACCGACTCCACTGTATTTGAGAACTTATCCGGCTTACAGTCAAATTTAAGACGCCGACGATATTTTAAATGTCAGCCGGCGTTGTTAATATTTGTCAGCACAGAGCTTGAAGATAGTTCCACTGCGGTGGCGATTaggacaaaaacaataatagaaaaatcgaaaaaatcagTGTTTAAAAATAAGCCCAAAAATGTTTTCCCAACTTTTGCAACGTTCTTCGCTATGCGGCGTTCAACAATTAAGTAAAACACGTTGGATTAATACATCCACTATGGTAAGTTGTctggaaattaaaattttgttatacctATCTCTATATTGGTAGAAGGATTATGtaattgttgaattttattttatcgaaaatttaagataaatatgattgcataaaataactttttatattaacatacaaatatgttaatttatgtgttattttatatgtataatttacTTTATAAGGAAATTGTGTTTGCagattgaaatttttgttgg is part of the Lucilia cuprina isolate Lc7/37 chromosome 3, ASM2204524v1, whole genome shotgun sequence genome and harbors:
- the LOC111685914 gene encoding odorant receptor 2a; the encoded protein is MFNVKRSSNMVSGDQQPDTNMAFYYHWKVWHWMGIKARKQSNLKVYRIYAVLINFVVTFLFPLTLIVNVFFAQNTQQLCENLTITITDTIANLKFLNVYLVREDLERIKAILGKLDRRAENLKEKRILQDAIRISQLSFLIFVRLYTVGTGLSILKVILAQERCLLYSAWFGVNWFDNTFIYVIVMIYQLFGLIVQALQNCANDSYPPAYLIILTAQMKALEVRVRAIGRRESDGEHLWLTKEQRLRNLHEFNACIKDYNNILKLFTIIENIISKACLAQFVCSALVQCTVGLHFLYVVDAADYSAQILSIIFFVAVTLEVFIICYFGHCMSTQSWNLTYAFYSCGWLSQKPGFKKNLLITLMRTQRHSIVYAGSYIPVDLPTFVQLMKYAYSTFTLLMRFK
- the LOC111685912 gene encoding protein crooked neck is translated as MERPQKMPKVAKVKNKAPAEVQITAEQLLREAKERDLEILPPPPKQKISDPAELADYQQRKRKVFEDNLRKNRMVVSHWIKYAQWEESQKEIQRARSIWERALDNDHRNVTIWLKYAEMEMKNKQVNHARNLWDRAVTIMPRVNQFWYKYTYMEEMLENVAGARQVFERWMEWQPEEQAWQTYVNFELRYKEIDRARAIYERFVYVHPDVKNWIKFARFEESHGFIHGSRRVFERAVEFFGDDYIDERLFIAFARFEEGQKEHDRARVIYKYALDHLPKDRTQELYKAYTIHEKKYGDRAGIEDVIVSKRKFQYEQEVANNPQNYDAWFDYLRLIEGEGDADLIRETYERAISNVPPANEKNYWRRYIYLWINYALYEELETEDLERTRQIYKTCLELIPHKKFTFSKIWLMYAQFEIRCKDLQKARKTLGMAIGMCPRDKLFRGYIELEIQLREFDRCRLLYEKFLEFGPENCVTWMKFAELENLLGDTERARAIYELAVQQPRLDMPELLWKAYIDFEVAQGESELARQLYERLLERTQHVKVWMSYAKFELTSQLGEEDADMNLRLARRVYERANDTLRQLGDKESRVLLLEAWRDFERESGDQDSLEKVMEKMPRRVKKRQKIISETGVEEGWEEVFDYIFPEDEMARPNLKLLAAAKMWKKLKETGASTTETPTNVEASGVECNKTGYEAEAKEPENNANSDTTANTEVSESREDKDNENASPKQNAADNKDNSPNAG